One window from the genome of Enterobacter asburiae encodes:
- the fdoI gene encoding formate dehydrogenase cytochrome b556 subunit gives MRKRDTIVRYTAPERINHWVTAFCFMLAAISGLGFFFPSFNWLMQIMGTPQLARILHPFVGVIMFASFIIMFFRYWHHNLINRDDIFWAKNIRKIVVNEEVGDTGRYNFGQKCVFWAAIIFLVLLLVSGVIIWRPYFAPAFSIPVIRFALMLHSFAAVALIVVIMVHIYAALWVKGTITAMVEGWVTSTWAKKHHPRWYREVRQKQEKSSE, from the coding sequence ATGAGAAAACGTGACACCATCGTGCGCTACACCGCGCCGGAACGCATCAACCACTGGGTCACCGCCTTCTGCTTCATGCTGGCGGCGATAAGCGGGCTGGGGTTCTTCTTCCCATCCTTCAACTGGCTGATGCAGATCATGGGGACACCACAGCTGGCGCGTATTCTGCACCCGTTTGTGGGTGTCATCATGTTCGCGTCGTTTATCATCATGTTTTTCCGCTACTGGCACCATAACCTAATCAATCGGGATGATATCTTTTGGGCGAAGAATATTCGTAAGATCGTCGTCAACGAGGAAGTGGGTGATACCGGGCGTTATAACTTCGGCCAGAAATGCGTATTCTGGGCGGCGATTATCTTCCTGGTCCTGTTGCTGGTAAGCGGCGTGATCATCTGGCGTCCGTACTTTGCGCCTGCTTTCTCAATCCCGGTGATCCGATTCGCGCTGATGTTGCATTCATTTGCCGCAGTGGCGTTAATTGTGGTTATCATGGTGCATATCTACGCCGCCCTCTGGGTGAAAGGCACCATTACCGCGATGGTGGAAGGATGGGTAACCAGTACGTGGGCGAAGAAACATCACCCGCGCTGGTACCGAGAGGTCCGCCAGAAACAGGAAAAGTCATCTGAATGA
- the yihX gene encoding glucose-1-phosphatase: protein MLYIFDLGNVIVDIDFNRVLGAWSDFSRVPLATLKQNFAMGETFHQHERGEISDEEFAERFCQEMDLPLSYEQFSHGWQAVFVAIRPEAIDIMHKLREQGHRVVVLSNTNRLHTTFWPEEYPEVKAAADKIYLSQEMGMRKPEARIYQAVLQSEGFTAADAVFFDDNADNIEGANQLGITSILVTGKETIPNYFAKQLC from the coding sequence ATGCTTTATATCTTTGATTTAGGAAACGTAATCGTCGATATCGATTTTAATCGCGTGCTGGGTGCATGGAGCGACTTTAGCCGCGTTCCGCTGGCGACACTGAAGCAGAATTTCGCGATGGGCGAGACCTTCCATCAGCATGAACGCGGCGAGATTAGCGATGAAGAGTTCGCTGAACGCTTCTGTCAGGAGATGGATCTCCCGTTAAGCTACGAGCAGTTTTCACACGGCTGGCAGGCAGTATTTGTCGCCATCCGGCCTGAAGCGATCGACATCATGCATAAGCTTCGCGAGCAGGGCCATCGGGTCGTCGTGTTGTCAAATACCAACCGTCTGCACACCACGTTCTGGCCTGAGGAATACCCTGAAGTTAAGGCGGCAGCCGATAAGATCTACCTTTCGCAGGAGATGGGGATGCGTAAGCCTGAAGCGCGAATTTATCAGGCTGTTCTGCAGTCAGAGGGATTCACCGCGGCCGATGCGGTCTTTTTCGACGACAACGCCGATAATATAGAGGGAGCTAACCAGTTGGGTATTACGTCAATTCTGGTGACCGGAAAAGAGACGATACCAAACTACTTCGCGAAACAGCTATGCTAA
- the fabY gene encoding fatty acid biosynthesis protein FabY, which produces MYHLRVPQTEEELDAYYQFRWEMLRKPLHQPKGSERDAWDAMAHHQMVMDEEGNLVAVGRLYINADNEASIRFMAVHPSVQDKGLGTLMAMTLESVARQEGVKRVTCSAREDAVEFFAKLGFVNQGEITTPQTTPIRHFLMIKPIATLDDILHRADWCGQLQQAWYQHIPLSEKMGVRIQQYTGQKFITTMPETGNQNPHHTLFAGSLFSLATLTGWGLIWLMLRERHLGGTIILADAHIRYSAPISGKPTAVADLGSLGGDLDRLARGRKARVQMQVELFGDKTPGAVFEGTYIVLPAKPFGAYEEGGNEEE; this is translated from the coding sequence ATGTATCACCTTCGAGTACCGCAAACGGAAGAAGAGTTAGACGCTTATTACCAGTTCCGCTGGGAAATGCTGCGCAAGCCACTGCATCAGCCAAAAGGCTCTGAACGCGATGCCTGGGACGCGATGGCCCACCATCAGATGGTGATGGACGAAGAGGGTAACCTCGTCGCCGTTGGGCGCTTGTATATCAACGCCGATAACGAAGCGTCTATTCGCTTTATGGCGGTTCATCCCTCCGTGCAGGACAAAGGACTGGGGACGCTAATGGCGATGACCCTTGAGTCCGTTGCCCGTCAGGAAGGCGTTAAGCGCGTCACCTGTAGCGCCCGCGAAGATGCCGTAGAATTCTTCGCCAAACTTGGTTTTGTAAATCAGGGGGAGATCACGACCCCGCAAACCACGCCGATTCGTCATTTTTTGATGATCAAACCCATCGCCACGCTGGATGATATTCTTCATCGCGCCGACTGGTGTGGTCAGCTGCAGCAGGCCTGGTATCAGCACATTCCGCTCAGTGAAAAAATGGGCGTGCGCATTCAGCAGTACACCGGACAAAAATTTATTACCACCATGCCGGAAACCGGCAATCAGAACCCGCACCACACCCTGTTTGCCGGAAGTCTTTTCTCGCTGGCCACGCTCACCGGCTGGGGGCTTATCTGGCTGATGCTGCGCGAGCGCCATCTGGGCGGCACCATCATTCTGGCCGATGCCCACATTCGCTATAGCGCACCGATAAGCGGCAAGCCGACCGCCGTGGCCGATCTGGGGTCACTGGGTGGCGATCTTGATCGTCTGGCACGCGGTCGCAAAGCGCGCGTACAAATGCAGGTCGAACTGTTTGGCGATAAAACACCGGGTGCGGTGTTTGAAGGCACCTACATTGTTCTTCCGGCGAAGCCTTTTGGAGCGTATGAAGAGGGTGGGAACGAGGAGGAGTAA
- the fdxH gene encoding formate dehydrogenase subunit beta, with protein MAYQSQDIIRRSATNSFTPAPQARDHQQEVAKLIDVTTCIGCKACQVACSEWNDLRDEVGHNVGVYDNPADLTAKSWTVMRFSEVEQNDKLEWLIRKDGCMHCADPGCLKACPSEGAIIQYANGIVDFQSEQCIGCGYCIAGCPFDVPRLNPEDNRVYKCTLCVDRVTVGQEPACVKTCPTGAIHFGSKEDMKTLAAERVGELKTRGYDNAGLYDPAGVGGTHVMYVLHHADKPNLYHGLPENPEISATVKFWKGIWKPLAAVGFAATFAASIFHYVGVGPNRAEEEDDNLHEEKDEVRK; from the coding sequence ATGGCTTATCAATCTCAAGACATTATCCGTCGTTCCGCGACAAACAGTTTCACGCCCGCGCCTCAGGCGCGGGACCACCAGCAGGAAGTGGCGAAGCTTATCGACGTGACCACCTGTATCGGCTGTAAAGCCTGTCAGGTGGCGTGCTCGGAGTGGAACGATCTGCGTGACGAAGTGGGTCACAACGTCGGGGTGTATGACAACCCGGCGGACCTGACCGCCAAGTCCTGGACGGTGATGCGTTTCTCGGAAGTGGAGCAGAACGACAAACTGGAATGGCTTATCCGCAAAGACGGCTGTATGCACTGTGCGGATCCGGGCTGCCTGAAGGCATGTCCGTCAGAAGGGGCTATCATTCAGTATGCCAACGGCATCGTCGACTTCCAGTCCGAACAGTGCATCGGCTGTGGCTACTGCATCGCGGGCTGTCCGTTCGACGTACCGCGCCTGAACCCGGAAGACAACCGCGTCTACAAATGCACGCTGTGCGTTGACCGCGTCACCGTCGGCCAGGAGCCAGCGTGCGTGAAGACCTGCCCAACCGGCGCTATCCACTTTGGCTCCAAAGAGGATATGAAAACGCTGGCGGCAGAGCGCGTGGGCGAGCTGAAAACACGTGGTTACGACAACGCGGGCCTGTACGATCCGGCCGGAGTTGGCGGTACGCACGTGATGTACGTGCTGCACCACGCCGACAAGCCGAACCTGTATCACGGCCTGCCGGAGAACCCGGAAATCAGCGCCACCGTGAAGTTCTGGAAAGGCATCTGGAAACCGCTGGCAGCGGTCGGTTTTGCTGCCACCTTCGCAGCGAGCATCTTCCACTACGTCGGCGTTGGTCCGAACCGCGCGGAAGAGGAAGACGACAACCTGCATGAAGAGAAAGACGAGGTGCGCAAATGA
- a CDS encoding alpha/beta hydrolase, producing the protein MALEQGIAQLVQGFIAAGRPLSRRQTIEVRRAGYIASTGLAGKTETRVQVETLVLEGLTIRVFSPLNTPEILPAAIYYHGGCFISGGFDTHDNQLRQLACYGNCRMIAVQYRLAPEHTFPAAHDDAEKGADLIWKYADKLGVDRNQITLCGDSAGGHLALVTALRLKAKGLWQPVQLILIYPMLDATASFESYTLNGMDYVITRDTLLSGYEIYLAGADCKHPEVSPLWREDFSGLPAVHIVTAEYDPLCDEGEALFQRLTEQGVTCTAQRWLGVIHGFFQLGGISQSARDVVRDIAWRIHHIRQE; encoded by the coding sequence ATGGCACTGGAACAGGGTATTGCGCAGCTGGTTCAGGGGTTTATCGCAGCAGGCCGGCCTTTGTCACGTCGACAGACCATTGAGGTACGACGAGCAGGGTACATTGCCAGCACGGGGCTTGCCGGGAAGACAGAAACGCGCGTTCAGGTGGAGACGCTAGTGCTTGAGGGCCTTACCATTCGGGTATTTTCACCTCTTAATACCCCTGAAATATTGCCTGCAGCCATCTACTATCACGGCGGATGCTTCATCAGCGGCGGCTTTGATACCCATGATAACCAACTCCGCCAGTTAGCCTGTTACGGCAATTGCCGGATGATTGCGGTTCAGTACAGGCTGGCGCCGGAGCATACCTTCCCCGCCGCACATGACGATGCCGAAAAAGGTGCGGATTTGATCTGGAAGTATGCAGACAAATTGGGCGTGGATAGGAATCAGATCACTCTCTGTGGAGACAGCGCGGGGGGACACCTGGCGCTTGTGACGGCGCTGCGGCTTAAGGCTAAAGGGCTCTGGCAACCTGTACAGCTTATTCTTATCTACCCCATGCTCGACGCCACGGCCAGTTTTGAAAGCTATACCCTCAACGGCATGGATTACGTAATTACTCGCGATACCCTGCTGAGCGGCTATGAAATATATCTGGCTGGAGCCGACTGTAAGCATCCTGAGGTTAGCCCGCTGTGGCGAGAAGACTTCAGCGGCCTGCCAGCTGTCCATATCGTTACCGCTGAGTACGATCCGTTATGCGATGAAGGAGAGGCGCTGTTTCAACGCCTCACGGAGCAAGGAGTGACGTGTACCGCTCAGCGATGGCTGGGAGTAATACATGGCTTCTTCCAGCTTGGTGGAATTAGCCAATCAGCGCGAGATGTTGTGCGGGATATCGCATGGCGGATTCATCACATCCGACAAGAGTGA
- the dtd gene encoding D-aminoacyl-tRNA deacylase: protein MIALIQRVTRASVTVEGEVTGEIGPGLLVLLGVEKDDDEQKANRLCERVLGYRIFSDAEGKMNLNVQQAGGSVLVVSQFTLAADTERGMRPSFSKGAAPDRAEALYEYFVERCRQQEMNTQTGRFAADMQVSLVNDGPVTFWLQV from the coding sequence ATGATTGCATTGATACAGCGCGTAACCCGTGCCAGCGTCACCGTGGAGGGAGAGGTGACGGGTGAAATTGGCCCAGGACTTTTGGTGTTGTTAGGTGTCGAAAAGGATGACGACGAACAAAAAGCCAACCGCTTGTGTGAGCGCGTGCTGGGCTACCGTATTTTCAGCGATGCGGAAGGCAAGATGAACCTGAACGTCCAGCAGGCGGGCGGCAGCGTGCTGGTGGTTTCCCAGTTTACGCTGGCAGCGGATACCGAGCGCGGCATGCGCCCGAGCTTCTCCAAAGGCGCCGCGCCGGATCGTGCAGAAGCACTTTACGAGTACTTTGTTGAGCGTTGTCGCCAGCAGGAAATGAATACGCAAACCGGACGATTCGCTGCAGATATGCAGGTTTCGCTGGTGAACGATGGCCCCGTCACATTCTGGCTCCAGGTATGA
- the fdhE gene encoding formate dehydrogenase accessory protein FdhE has protein sequence MSIRIIPQDELGSSEKRTADYIPPLLFPRLKNLYNRRAERLRELAENNPLGDFLRFAALVAHAQEVVLYDHPLQMDLTARIKEANAQGKPPLDIHVLPRDKHWQKLLHSLIAELKPEMSGTALAVIENLEKASDLELEEMASALFASDFSLVSSDKAPFIWAALSLYWAQMASLIPGKARAEYGEARQFCPVCGSMPVSSMVQIGTTQGLRYLHCNLCETEWHVVRIKCSNCEQTRDLNYWSLENEEAAVKAESCGDCGTYLKILYQEKDPKVEAVADDLASLILDAKMEQEGFARSSINPFLFPGEGE, from the coding sequence ATGAGTATTCGCATAATCCCGCAAGATGAGCTGGGGTCGAGCGAGAAACGCACGGCGGATTATATTCCGCCGTTGTTATTCCCCAGACTCAAGAACCTCTACAACCGCCGCGCAGAGCGTCTGCGCGAGCTGGCAGAGAACAACCCGCTGGGTGATTTTCTGCGCTTTGCCGCGCTGGTTGCCCACGCGCAGGAAGTGGTGCTGTACGACCACCCGCTGCAAATGGATCTGACCGCGCGCATCAAAGAAGCCAACGCGCAGGGCAAGCCGCCGCTGGACATTCACGTCCTCCCGCGCGACAAGCACTGGCAAAAGCTGCTGCATTCGCTGATTGCCGAGCTGAAGCCGGAGATGAGCGGCACCGCGCTGGCGGTCATTGAGAATCTGGAAAAAGCCTCTGACCTGGAGCTGGAAGAGATGGCGAGCGCGCTGTTTGCCTCTGACTTCTCTCTGGTCAGCAGCGATAAAGCGCCATTTATCTGGGCTGCGCTGTCGCTCTACTGGGCGCAAATGGCCAGCCTGATCCCTGGCAAAGCCCGCGCCGAATACGGTGAAGCGCGCCAGTTCTGCCCGGTCTGCGGCTCCATGCCGGTATCGAGCATGGTGCAAATCGGCACCACTCAGGGGCTGCGCTACCTGCACTGCAACCTGTGTGAAACCGAGTGGCACGTGGTGCGCATCAAGTGCAGCAACTGCGAGCAGACCCGCGATCTGAACTACTGGTCGCTGGAAAATGAAGAAGCGGCGGTGAAAGCGGAAAGCTGCGGCGACTGCGGGACCTACCTGAAGATTCTGTATCAGGAAAAAGACCCGAAAGTCGAAGCGGTGGCCGACGATCTCGCCTCGCTGATTCTGGACGCGAAGATGGAGCAGGAGGGCTTTGCCCGCAGCTCGATCAACCCGTTCCTGTTCCCGGGTGAAGGGGAGTAA
- a CDS encoding helix-turn-helix transcriptional regulator → MITSSQKVVRCISCELSCQLYPDNAVRSQYCGNASFAVWPVGNHFLQTAVENKILHGNKNHLSRGFIFVDFSMYNLRVLADPQWIERLAITNMNIVIITDRRLEALANYLFNHRSEIKGVIYSDDKDVILQEKINHLFSGRRVNSRRGSTLNTVEFTLLNRFLSGACLQEIIKTDSIDVKKIYVHKIRLERKLGTSIHKILVSIL, encoded by the coding sequence ATGATAACATCGTCGCAAAAGGTTGTCCGCTGTATAAGCTGTGAATTGTCCTGTCAGTTATATCCAGATAACGCAGTACGATCACAATACTGTGGCAACGCCTCGTTCGCGGTTTGGCCGGTTGGTAACCATTTCCTGCAGACTGCAGTTGAAAATAAAATATTGCACGGGAACAAGAATCACTTATCACGTGGATTTATTTTTGTGGATTTTTCGATGTACAACCTGCGCGTACTTGCCGATCCGCAATGGATTGAACGTCTGGCGATAACCAACATGAACATCGTGATTATCACGGACCGCAGGCTGGAGGCGCTAGCTAATTATTTATTCAATCACCGCAGTGAAATAAAGGGCGTTATTTATTCGGATGATAAGGACGTTATATTACAGGAAAAAATTAACCATCTTTTCTCCGGTAGAAGGGTGAATAGCAGACGAGGAAGTACGTTGAATACCGTCGAATTCACTTTACTTAACCGATTTTTATCAGGAGCGTGCCTCCAGGAGATTATAAAAACAGACAGCATTGATGTTAAAAAAATTTATGTTCATAAAATACGACTTGAGAGGAAGTTAGGTACCAGCATTCATAAAATTCTCGTTTCTATTTTGTAA
- a CDS encoding winged helix-turn-helix domain-containing protein: MYLINKLVEYDPENKTLANHITGRSIQLQLPANLCFLYLVTHPGEIISQNQLMVVGWGERNDVTTPNTFYQAILTLRNALAEVGLPRDTVKTISRRGLMLSEATQVEVFSPTAELTIVNKDVAIAESTARQKPAWLIITTATLLLIALINGVILYKNHQNMPFSHFIPLSTGSTTSACQLFYAPNEHIQDHYLTLLKNNPGLCAEKRYVFLIGYSKTERIAAFVCNNDARRDSAALCTTHYFWAHEQ, translated from the coding sequence TTGTATCTCATTAACAAGTTGGTCGAGTATGATCCAGAAAACAAAACGCTGGCGAATCATATTACCGGGCGCTCGATACAATTGCAGCTTCCTGCCAATCTCTGTTTTCTTTATCTCGTCACTCATCCTGGGGAAATTATTTCGCAAAACCAGTTAATGGTGGTGGGGTGGGGGGAGCGCAATGACGTCACCACACCGAATACCTTTTATCAGGCCATTTTGACATTACGCAATGCTCTGGCTGAGGTGGGGTTACCGCGCGATACGGTAAAAACGATTTCTCGCCGCGGGCTGATGCTTTCCGAAGCCACTCAGGTTGAAGTATTTAGCCCAACCGCTGAGCTGACAATCGTCAATAAAGACGTGGCAATAGCCGAAAGCACCGCGAGGCAGAAGCCGGCCTGGCTGATAATTACCACCGCGACGCTTTTGCTGATCGCGCTTATCAATGGGGTGATATTATATAAAAACCACCAGAACATGCCGTTTAGTCACTTTATTCCACTTTCAACGGGCAGCACGACCAGCGCCTGCCAGCTTTTTTATGCGCCTAATGAACATATTCAGGATCATTACTTGACTCTGTTAAAAAACAATCCCGGTCTGTGCGCCGAAAAACGATACGTTTTTCTCATCGGCTATAGTAAAACGGAGCGGATCGCGGCGTTTGTCTGTAATAACGATGCGCGACGGGACTCGGCAGCATTATGTACCACGCATTATTTTTGGGCGCATGAGCAATGA
- a CDS encoding virulence factor BrkB family protein gives MLKTVHQKATHHTRPLRAWLKLLWHRIDEDNMTTLAGNLAYVSLLSLVPLVAVIFALFSAFPMFADVSLQLRHFVFANFIPATGDVIQNYIEQFVANSSKMTAVGACGLIVTALLLMYAIDNALNTIWRSKKARPKVYSFAVYWMILTLGPLLAGASLAISSYLLSLRWASDLNGAIDNALRIFPLILSWLSFWLLYSVVPTTRVPNRDAVVGALVAALLFELGKKGFALYITMFPSYQLIYGVLAVIPILFVWVYWTWCIVLLGAEITVTLGVYRELKKAAEAEKQQEADQP, from the coding sequence ATGCTAAAAACCGTTCATCAAAAAGCCACGCATCATACTCGCCCGCTGAGGGCCTGGCTGAAACTGCTCTGGCACCGTATTGATGAGGACAACATGACCACGCTGGCGGGTAACCTCGCCTACGTGTCGTTACTCTCATTAGTGCCGCTGGTGGCGGTCATCTTTGCCCTGTTTTCCGCCTTTCCGATGTTTGCGGACGTCAGCCTGCAGCTTCGTCATTTTGTCTTCGCGAATTTCATTCCTGCAACCGGGGATGTCATCCAGAACTACATTGAGCAGTTTGTCGCCAATTCCAGCAAGATGACGGCAGTGGGGGCATGCGGTCTTATCGTCACTGCGCTGCTGTTGATGTATGCCATCGATAACGCGCTGAACACGATCTGGCGGAGTAAAAAAGCGCGGCCAAAAGTGTATTCCTTTGCCGTGTACTGGATGATCCTCACGCTGGGGCCGCTGCTGGCCGGGGCGAGCCTGGCGATCAGTTCGTATCTCCTTTCCTTGCGCTGGGCGAGTGATCTCAACGGCGCTATCGATAATGCGCTTCGCATCTTTCCGTTGATCCTGTCGTGGCTCTCGTTCTGGCTGCTCTATAGCGTCGTGCCGACCACGCGCGTGCCTAACCGCGATGCGGTTGTGGGGGCGCTGGTGGCGGCGCTGCTTTTTGAGCTCGGTAAAAAAGGGTTTGCCCTCTACATCACCATGTTCCCGTCTTATCAGCTAATTTACGGCGTGCTGGCGGTGATCCCCATTTTGTTTGTATGGGTCTACTGGACCTGGTGTATCGTCTTGCTTGGTGCCGAAATAACTGTCACTCTCGGTGTATACCGCGAACTGAAAAAAGCAGCAGAAGCTGAAAAACAACAAGAAGCAGACCAACCATGA
- the fdnG gene encoding formate dehydrogenase-N subunit alpha, producing MQVSRRQFFKICAGGMAGTTAAALGFAPGVALAETRQYKLLRTRETRNTCTYCSVGCGLLMYSLGDGAKNAKASIFHIEGDPDHPVNRGALCPKGAGLVDFIHSESRLKFPEYRAPGSDKWQQISWEEAFDRIAKHIKEDRDANFVEKNADGVTVNRWLSTGMLCASASSNETGYLTQKFTRALGMLAVDNQARVUHGPTVASLAPTFGRGAMTNHWVDIKNANLIVVMGGNAAEAHPVGFRWAMEAKIHNGAKLIVIDPRFTRTASVADFYTPIRSGTDITFLSGVLLYLMTNEKYNREYTEAYTNASLIVREDYHFEDGLFSGYDAEKRKYDKTSWNYELDEKGFAKRDTTLQHPRCVWNLLKEHVSRYTPEVVENICGTPKADFLKVCELIAETSAKDKTASFLYALGWTQHSIGAQNIRTMAMVQLLLGNMGMAGGGVNALRGHSNIQGLTDLGLLSQSLPGYMNLPSEKQTDLQTYLTASTPKPLLEGQVNYWGNYPKFFVSMMKAFFGDKATAENSWGFDWLPKWDKGYDVLQYFEMMHQGKVNGYLCQGFNPVASFPNKNKVVESLSKLKFLVTIDPLNTETSTFWQNHGESNDVDPSKIQTEVFRLPSTCFAEENGSIVNSGRWLQWHWKGADAPGIAMNDGEILAGIFLRLRKMYAAEGGANPEPVLNMTWNYSTPENPAPEEVAMESNGKALADVIDPATGTVLAKKGDQLSTFAHLRDDGTTSSGCWIFAGSWTPKGNQMANRDNADPSGLGNTLGWAWAWPLNRRILYNRASADPQGNPWDPKRQLLKWDGAKWGGVDIPDYSTAAPGSDVGPFIMQPEGMGRLFAIDKMAEGPFPEHYEPFETPLGTNPLHPNVVSNPAARIFKGDFEALGKKDKFPYVGTTYRLTEHFHYWTKHALLNAIAQPEQFVEIGEKLAGKLGIAHGDTVKVSSNRGYIKAKAVVTKRIRTLNVHGQQVDTIGIPIHWGYEGVAKKGFIANTLTPFVGDANTQTPEFKAFLVNVEKV from the coding sequence ATGCAGGTCAGCAGAAGGCAGTTCTTTAAGATCTGCGCTGGCGGTATGGCAGGCACCACGGCAGCGGCACTGGGCTTTGCGCCCGGCGTAGCGCTGGCGGAAACGCGGCAGTATAAACTGCTGCGCACCCGTGAAACCCGTAATACCTGTACGTACTGCTCTGTCGGTTGCGGGCTGTTGATGTATAGCCTCGGCGACGGTGCTAAAAACGCCAAAGCGTCTATTTTCCATATCGAAGGCGACCCGGATCATCCGGTCAACCGCGGCGCATTGTGCCCGAAAGGGGCCGGTCTGGTGGACTTTATCCACTCCGAAAGCCGCCTCAAATTCCCTGAATATCGCGCGCCTGGCTCCGACAAATGGCAGCAAATCAGCTGGGAAGAGGCGTTCGACCGCATCGCAAAACACATTAAAGAAGACCGCGATGCCAACTTTGTTGAGAAGAACGCCGACGGCGTTACGGTCAACCGCTGGCTCTCCACCGGGATGCTGTGTGCCTCTGCTTCCAGCAACGAAACAGGCTATTTAACCCAGAAATTTACGCGCGCACTCGGTATGCTCGCGGTCGACAACCAGGCGCGTGTCTGACACGGACCAACGGTAGCAAGTCTTGCTCCAACATTTGGTCGCGGTGCGATGACCAACCACTGGGTCGACATCAAGAACGCCAACCTCATTGTGGTGATGGGCGGTAACGCCGCTGAAGCGCACCCTGTCGGGTTCCGCTGGGCGATGGAAGCCAAAATCCACAACGGTGCGAAACTGATTGTGATCGATCCCCGCTTTACGCGTACTGCGTCAGTGGCGGATTTCTACACCCCTATTCGTTCAGGTACTGACATCACTTTCCTGTCAGGCGTATTGCTGTACCTGATGACCAACGAAAAATATAACCGCGAATACACCGAAGCCTATACCAACGCCAGCCTGATCGTGCGTGAGGATTACCACTTCGAAGATGGCCTGTTCAGCGGTTACGACGCCGAAAAACGCAAATACGACAAAACCAGCTGGAACTACGAGCTGGATGAAAAAGGCTTTGCGAAGCGCGATACCACCCTGCAACACCCGCGCTGTGTGTGGAACCTGCTGAAAGAGCACGTATCCCGCTACACGCCGGAGGTTGTCGAAAACATCTGCGGGACGCCGAAGGCAGACTTCCTGAAGGTGTGCGAGCTGATCGCAGAAACCAGCGCGAAAGACAAAACCGCATCGTTCCTGTACGCCCTCGGCTGGACGCAGCACTCCATCGGTGCGCAGAACATCCGTACCATGGCGATGGTTCAGCTCCTGCTCGGCAACATGGGGATGGCAGGCGGCGGCGTGAACGCCCTGCGCGGTCACTCCAACATTCAGGGTCTGACCGACCTCGGCCTGCTGTCTCAAAGCCTGCCGGGTTACATGAACCTGCCAAGCGAGAAACAGACCGATCTGCAAACCTACCTGACGGCCAGCACGCCTAAACCGCTGCTCGAAGGCCAGGTGAACTACTGGGGCAACTATCCGAAGTTCTTCGTCTCAATGATGAAAGCCTTCTTCGGCGACAAAGCGACGGCGGAAAACAGCTGGGGCTTTGACTGGCTGCCGAAGTGGGACAAAGGCTACGACGTTCTGCAGTATTTCGAGATGATGCACCAGGGCAAAGTGAACGGCTATCTGTGCCAGGGCTTTAACCCGGTTGCCTCGTTCCCGAACAAGAACAAGGTTGTTGAGTCGCTGTCGAAGCTGAAGTTCCTGGTGACGATTGACCCGCTCAATACCGAGACCTCGACCTTCTGGCAGAACCACGGTGAATCGAACGACGTCGATCCATCGAAGATTCAGACCGAAGTGTTCCGTCTGCCGTCTACCTGCTTCGCGGAAGAGAACGGTTCTATCGTCAACTCCGGACGCTGGCTGCAGTGGCACTGGAAAGGCGCGGACGCCCCGGGCATCGCCATGAACGACGGCGAGATCCTGGCCGGCATCTTCTTACGCCTGCGTAAGATGTATGCGGCAGAAGGCGGCGCGAACCCGGAACCGGTGCTGAACATGACCTGGAACTACTCGACGCCGGAAAACCCTGCCCCAGAAGAAGTGGCGATGGAGAGCAACGGTAAGGCGCTGGCGGACGTTATCGACCCGGCCACCGGTACCGTGCTGGCGAAGAAAGGCGATCAGCTCAGCACCTTCGCGCACCTGCGCGATGACGGCACGACCTCCAGCGGCTGCTGGATTTTTGCCGGTAGCTGGACGCCGAAAGGCAACCAGATGGCCAACCGCGATAACGCCGACCCGTCGGGCCTCGGCAATACGCTGGGCTGGGCATGGGCGTGGCCGCTCAACCGCCGCATCCTCTACAACCGCGCATCCGCTGACCCGCAGGGCAACCCGTGGGATCCGAAGCGTCAGCTTCTGAAGTGGGACGGCGCGAAATGGGGCGGCGTGGATATTCCGGACTACAGCACTGCCGCACCGGGCAGCGACGTTGGGCCGTTTATCATGCAGCCTGAAGGGATGGGACGCCTGTTTGCTATCGATAAGATGGCGGAAGGTCCGTTCCCGGAACACTACGAGCCGTTTGAGACGCCGCTGGGCACCAACCCGCTGCACCCGAACGTGGTCTCTAACCCGGCAGCCCGTATCTTTAAGGGCGATTTCGAAGCGCTGGGTAAAAAGGACAAGTTCCCGTACGTGGGTACCACCTACCGTCTGACCGAGCACTTCCACTACTGGACCAAGCACGCGCTGCTTAACGCCATCGCGCAGCCGGAACAGTTTGTAGAGATCGGCGAGAAGCTGGCGGGCAAGCTCGGCATCGCCCATGGCGATACCGTGAAGGTCTCCTCTAACCGCGGCTATATTAAAGCCAAGGCGGTGGTGACCAAGCGTATCCGCACGCTGAACGTTCACGGTCAGCAGGTGGATACCATCGGTATTCCGATCCACTGGGGCTATGAGGGCGTGGCGAAGAAAGGGTTCATTGCGAACACCCTGACGCCGTTCGTCGGCGATGCGAACACGCAGACGCCGGAGTTTAAGGCCTTCCTCGTGAACGTGGAAAAGGTGTAA